One part of the Eulemur rufifrons isolate Redbay chromosome 16, OSU_ERuf_1, whole genome shotgun sequence genome encodes these proteins:
- the PRKAG1 gene encoding 5'-AMP-activated protein kinase subunit gamma-1 isoform X1, giving the protein METVTSSDSSPALENEHPQETPESNNSVYTSFMKSHRCYDLIPTSSKLVVFDTSLQVKKAFFALVTNGVRAAPLWDSKKQSFVGMLTITDFINILHRYYKSALVQIYELEEHKIETWREVYLQDSFKPLVCISPNASLFDAVSSLIRNKIHRLPVIDPESGNTLYILTHKRILKFLKLFITEFPKPEFMSKSLEELQIGTYANIAMVRTTTPVYVALGIFVQHRVSALPVVDEKGRVVDIYSKFDVINLAAEKTYNNLDVSVTKALQHRSHYFEGVLKCYLYETLETIINRLVEAEVHRLVVVDESDVVKGIVSLSDILQALVLTGGEKL; this is encoded by the exons AGACCCCAGAATCCAACAACAGTGTGTATACTTCCTTCATGAAGTCTCATCGCTGCTATGACCTGATTCCCACGAGCTCCAAATTGGTTGTATTTGATACTTCCCTGCAG GTGAAGAAAGCTTTCTTTGCTTTGGTGACTAATGGTGTCCGAGCTGCCCCTTTGTGGGATAGTAAGAAGCAAAGTTTTGTGG GCATGCTGACCATCACCGATTTCATCAATATCCTGCATCGCTACTATAAGTCAGCCTTG GTACAGATCTATGAACTAGAAGAACACAAGATAGAAACTTGGAGAG AGGTGTACCTACAGGACTCCTTTAAACCTCTCGTCTGCATTTCTCCTAATGCCAG TTTGTTTGATGCTGTATCTTCATTAATTCGAAACAAGATCCACAGGCTGCCAGTTATTGACCCAGAATCAGGCAACACCTTGTACATCCTCACCCACAAGCGCATCCTGAAATTCCTCAAATTATTT ATCACAGAGTTCCCCAAACCAGAGTTCATGTCTAAGTCTCTGGAAGAGCTACAGATTGGCACCTATGCCAATATTGCTATGGTCCGCACTACCACCCCTGTCTACGTGGCTCTGGGCATCTTTGTACAGCATCGAGTCTCAGCGCTGCCAGTGGTAGATGAGAAAG GACGTGTGGTGGACATCTACTCCAAGTTTGATGTTATC aATCTGGCAGCAGAAAAGACCTACAACAACCTAGATGTGTCTGTGACTAAAGCCCTACAACATCGATCACACTACTTTGAGGGCGTTCTTAAGTGTTACCTGTACGAGACTCTAGAGACCATCATCAACAGGCTTGTGGAAGCAGAG GTTCACCGACTTGTAGTGGTGGATGAGAGTGATGTGGTCAAGGGAATTGTATCACTGTCTGACATCCTGCAGGCCCTGGTGCTCACAGGTGGAGAGAAGCTctga
- the PRKAG1 gene encoding 5'-AMP-activated protein kinase subunit gamma-1 isoform X2 encodes MKSHRCYDLIPTSSKLVVFDTSLQVKKAFFALVTNGVRAAPLWDSKKQSFVGMLTITDFINILHRYYKSALVQIYELEEHKIETWREVYLQDSFKPLVCISPNASLFDAVSSLIRNKIHRLPVIDPESGNTLYILTHKRILKFLKLFITEFPKPEFMSKSLEELQIGTYANIAMVRTTTPVYVALGIFVQHRVSALPVVDEKGRVVDIYSKFDVINLAAEKTYNNLDVSVTKALQHRSHYFEGVLKCYLYETLETIINRLVEAEVHRLVVVDESDVVKGIVSLSDILQALVLTGGEKL; translated from the exons ATGAAGTCTCATCGCTGCTATGACCTGATTCCCACGAGCTCCAAATTGGTTGTATTTGATACTTCCCTGCAG GTGAAGAAAGCTTTCTTTGCTTTGGTGACTAATGGTGTCCGAGCTGCCCCTTTGTGGGATAGTAAGAAGCAAAGTTTTGTGG GCATGCTGACCATCACCGATTTCATCAATATCCTGCATCGCTACTATAAGTCAGCCTTG GTACAGATCTATGAACTAGAAGAACACAAGATAGAAACTTGGAGAG AGGTGTACCTACAGGACTCCTTTAAACCTCTCGTCTGCATTTCTCCTAATGCCAG TTTGTTTGATGCTGTATCTTCATTAATTCGAAACAAGATCCACAGGCTGCCAGTTATTGACCCAGAATCAGGCAACACCTTGTACATCCTCACCCACAAGCGCATCCTGAAATTCCTCAAATTATTT ATCACAGAGTTCCCCAAACCAGAGTTCATGTCTAAGTCTCTGGAAGAGCTACAGATTGGCACCTATGCCAATATTGCTATGGTCCGCACTACCACCCCTGTCTACGTGGCTCTGGGCATCTTTGTACAGCATCGAGTCTCAGCGCTGCCAGTGGTAGATGAGAAAG GACGTGTGGTGGACATCTACTCCAAGTTTGATGTTATC aATCTGGCAGCAGAAAAGACCTACAACAACCTAGATGTGTCTGTGACTAAAGCCCTACAACATCGATCACACTACTTTGAGGGCGTTCTTAAGTGTTACCTGTACGAGACTCTAGAGACCATCATCAACAGGCTTGTGGAAGCAGAG GTTCACCGACTTGTAGTGGTGGATGAGAGTGATGTGGTCAAGGGAATTGTATCACTGTCTGACATCCTGCAGGCCCTGGTGCTCACAGGTGGAGAGAAGCTctga